ATGGGGGATGCGATAGTCGAGAGGGCCAAGGGCGGCATTGAGCAAAAGGACACGGGCGCGCGAACTCATCGGCCTAGTCCCTACCGCACCGGGCGCGGGTGGCAATCCCTCAGATTTTCCAGTTCAGCGTGATCCAGGGGATATGGGCCATCTCGTCGGGTTTGTCGTCGTGGAAAGTCTGCTGCAGGGTGTAGCCGACCTGCGCGTCCAGATTTTTCGCCAGCGCATAATGCACGCCGATCAGCAACCGGGAAGACACCAGTTCGGTGTCCTCGACCGCCTTGGGCTTGTGCAGGTCGAAGAAGAATTCGGCCGATCCGACCAGCGACCAGCCATGCGCCTTGTCCAGCGGCAGCGTGGCCTGCACCCGTTCGCGTAGACGCCAACTGGGATCGCTGCTCGAATCGATGAAGCGCTGTTCCACTCGGGTGCGGCTCTGCAATATGCCGTGGCTCAGCGTCAGTTGCTGGTGGAAGCGCATTTCCTTCTGGCTGTCGCTGTCGATATAGGCGAAGCCGCCGCCCAACTGGATGCCCCTGGCAATGGCGTGATCGAGCGTGATCCGGTGGAGGAACTGATCGCCCTCGGGGCGCAGTCGCTGGCTGAGGTCGATCGTGACGCTGTCATTGTCGTCGACCTTGGCGACGGCGCTTTCGTTGATCCAGCCCTGGGTCTCGCTGGTCGCGGCCAGCGCCGGCGAGACCGATGCCAGCGAAAGCGCCATGATTGCAAAGCGGTAAGGATGGCGTGCAAAAATCATGGCGGCTCCTCGATCAACGATTGGGCGTAAACCCCGACGGGCGCCGGAGCA
The sequence above is drawn from the Sphingobium sp. AP49 genome and encodes:
- a CDS encoding DUF2490 domain-containing protein, producing MIFARHPYRFAIMALSLASVSPALAATSETQGWINESAVAKVDDNDSVTIDLSQRLRPEGDQFLHRITLDHAIARGIQLGGGFAYIDSDSQKEMRFHQQLTLSHGILQSRTRVEQRFIDSSSDPSWRLRERVQATLPLDKAHGWSLVGSAEFFFDLHKPKAVEDTELVSSRLLIGVHYALAKNLDAQVGYTLQQTFHDDKPDEMAHIPWITLNWKI